AAATCGAACTTGAGGATCCTTACGAGAAGATCGGCGCTGAGCTGGTCAAGGAAGTTGCCAAGAAGACCGACGATGTCGCTGGTGACGGTACCACTACCGCTACCGTTCTGGCTCAGGCTTTGGTTTCCGAGGGTCTGCGCAATGTTGCTGCTGGCTCCAACCCGATGGGCATCAAGCGCGGCATCGAGAAGGCTGTCACGGCTGTTACCGAGAAGCTCCTGGAGTCCGCTAAGGACATCGAGACCAAGGAGCAGATTGCTGCTACCGCTGGTATCTCCGCTGCTGACCCGGCTATCGGTGAGCTGATTGCCACCGCCATGGACAAGGTCGGCAAGGAAGGTGTCATTACCGTGGAAGAGGCCAACACCTTTGGTCTCGACCTGGAGCTGACCGAGGGTATGCGCTTCGACAAGGGCTACATCTCCGGTTACTTCGCCACCGACATGGAGCGCCAGGAGGCCGTTCTGGAGGATCCGTACATCCTCCTGGTTTCCGGCAAGATTTCCAACATCAAGGATCTGCTGCCGCTGCTGGAGAAGGTCATGCAGTCCGGCAAGCCGCTGCTGATCATTGCTGAGGATGTCGAGGGCGAGGCTCTGTCCACCCTGGTCGTCAACAAGATCCGCGGCACCTTCAAGTCTGTCGCTGTCAAGGCTCCGGGCTTCGGTGACCGTCGTAAGGCAATGCTGCAGGACATGGCTATCCTGACTGATGGCCAGGTCATCTCTGAGGAGGTCGGCCTGTCGCTCGAGACCGCTGACCTGCCGCTGCTGGGTCGCGCTCGCAAGGTTGTCGTCACCAAGGACGAGACCACTATCGTCGAGGGCGCTGGCGAGCAGTCCGCTATCGAGGGCCGCGTCAATCAGATCCGCGCTGAGATCGAGAACTCCGACTCCGACTACGACAAGGAGAAGCTGCAGGAGCGCCTGGCTAAGCTCGCCGGCGGTGTTGCAGTCATCAAGGCTGGTGCCGCAACTGAGGTCGAGCTCAAGGAGCGCAAGCACCGCATTGAGGATGCCGTCCGCAACGCAAAGGCTGCTGTGGAAGAGGGCATCGTCGCTGGTGGCGGTTCCGCACTGCTGCAGGTCTCGCACGTGCTTGACGACGAGCTGGGTCTGACCGGCGACGAGGCAACCGGTGTCCGCATCGTGCGTGCGGCCCTCGCAGCACCGCTGCGCCAGATTGCTTTGAACGCTGGTTTCGAGGCGGGCGTCGTTACCGAGAAGGTTGCTTCCCTGCCGCAGGGTGAGGGCCTGAACGCTGCTACCGGCGAGTACATCGACCTGATGGAAGCTGGTATCAACGACCCGGTGAAGGTTACCCGCTCCGCACTGCAGAATGCCGCTTCCATTGCGGCTCTGTTCCTGACCACCGAGGCTGTTGTTGCTGACAAGCCGGAACCGGCTATGCCGGCAATGCCGGGTGGCGACGAGATGGGTGGCATGGGCTTCTAAACGAAGGCCATGGGCTTAAGGCATGGCTGTAGCTGGTAGCTGCAGCCGAGCCTGAACTTTTCAGCTGGCACCCAGGTTCTAACTGCTTGAGTTAGCCTAAAAAGCGCCGCTGAGGGTTGTCCCTCAGCGGCGCTTTTTCTGTGTAATTTGACGAAAGTTTTAAGTCCCCGAACCCACCCTCGTTGCATCAGACGCCTCAGCGCTTGGTAGTGAAAAATAACCGATGATCTGTACCCATGTACGCAATGCCGAGGACTGTCTGTTATTCATCCTGTTGCCTCAGTACAGAGGTGAGATCCTTGGTGCCTCTTTAAGGCCAGAGACGGGCCGTCGCGCTCGCCGACAATCTGGATGCAACTACCGACTTTTTAGATTCTACAAATCCCGCTAACGAGTCTTACTGGTTATTCCGCAATTTCCGCTCTGCCAGTTTCACTAACGGCCCTTGCTGCTTAGCTACTCGGCCGGCTTATTCTCGGCCTCTATAAGCTCCGTCGACCAGTTCGCCTGCTGAATACGGGTATCCAAGTCCCGGTATTCCTTCGCTGCCTTGTCGGCTTTCTGGCGCAGCGACCGGATATCCACGGTGGCGACATAGCGAATCTCCGAAGCTGAGTATCGATCCCGCCGCCCAGAGCCCTGATCGGCTGCGGAGGTGTAGAACCGCCGCCGTGTTAGCAGGTGGTCGCGCTTCGCAAGTGCGTCGCTAAGCGTTCCGTCCTCGAAGGCAGTAGCGGAATTCGTTGCGTTAATCGAGCGCACCAGCCATTCGAAGCGTGTCATCAGACGCTCGGCTTCGGCGATAAGTGCTTGCGGATCTTCATCAGGCGTATCGCCTTCCTGCACCTGAGCAACCAGCGAGAGACGGCGATTAATTTCAGCGAGACGGTCAGAGACCTCGGATCGTGCGGCAAGAGCCTCGGATAACAACATGGCATTTATTGTACGCGCAGTGCTTATCGACGGTCGCTGCGTGCAGTCCCACCCCTCAGTTTCGGTAAGACGGAACGTTAACTGCTGGGAAATTGCAGGTAAGGGCACCCGCATGGGGGACGTGTGGCAGAGAAATTCAGTAGGATAAAGGGTATGGCTGACAAGAATGAAGAGGAATTCCACATCGTCGATTTGGCGAAGACCGAAGGTTACGTCGTCGATGATTCTGATGAGGACGATCCGGTACTGGTCACTCCAGACGGTGAGCGGGTTGATACCTGGCGCGATGGCTACCCGTACGAGGAGCGCATGACGCGCAAGGAATACGAGTCTATTAAGAGGAAGCTGCAGATTGAGCTTCTGAAGTGGCAGAACTGGACCAAGGAAACTGGTCAGAAGCACATCATCCTCTTCGAAGGCCGTGACGCCGCTGGTAAGGGCGGTACCATTAAGCGCTTTAACGAGCACCTGAATCCGCGTGGTGCTCGTACCGTGGCTCTGGAAAAGCCGTCGCCGCGTGAGTCCACCTCGTGGTACTTCCAGCGCTACATTGAGCACTTTCCGTGCGCTGGCGAGATCGTCTTCTTCGACCGTTCTTGGTACAACCGTTCGGGCGTTGAGCGCGTGATGGGTTTCTGTACTGAGTCGCAGCACGCAGAGTTCCTGCGTGAGGTTCCGATGCTGGAGAACATGATTTTGGGCTCCGGTATTTCGCTGACCAAGCTGTGGTTCTCGGTGACCCAGAAAGAGCAGCGCACTCGCTTCGCTATTCGCCAGGTCGACCCGGTACGTCAGTGGAAGCTCTCTCCGATGGACCTCGCATCGCTGGATCGTTGGGGTGACTACACCCGCGCGAAGGAAGAGCAGTTCCGTTACACGGATACCGATGAGTCCCCGTGGATCACCATTAAGTCCAACGACAAGAAGCGTGCCCGCATCAACGCAATGCGTTACGTGCTGAGCAAGTTTGAGTACACGGAGAAGGACCACGAGCTGGTCGGTACTCCGGATCCGAAGATTGTTAAGCGTGGCCGCGACCAGATTGGTGACTAGTTCGGTGGCTCGTGACTGACAGAGTTCTTGTCTAGTAGTAACGCCCGCAGGAGTGCTCAGGCACTCGGCGGGCGTTTTCTTATGGCTGGCAGCGCCGGGGCGATGCGAGTTAGTGCCTGAGTTTATGACAAAAACGGCCAGAAATTTTGCCCGAAAGTGTCATAAACTCGCACAGTTTCACATTTGCAGCCCGTAAGCTTTTTAGTCCGCCAGACTGTAGCCCGCCAGACCGCAGCCCTCTACCCCTCAATCAGCTCCTGGCCCCAGTAGGAATCTGGGGTGGTGCCAGGGGCGATCCAGTACACAGCGGAGCCGATGTGGCGGTTCCACTCATTGAGCAGATCGCCGCGATCCAAGCGGGCCTGGATTGCGCTGAACTGGTTGTCCGGGTTCTTCTGGAATGCAACCCAGACCAGGCCGACGTTCGGTCCTTGGAACGGGAAGGCCGGCTCACCGGGCTGGTCTTCGTATGCATAGGCGCGGCGACGCAGGGCGTCGTCAGGCTGGCCGTCCTGCTCACGGGACAGTGCCAAGTGAGACTGGCGGTGGATGAGGTACTCTCCCTTGTCATCGATGGCGTCCATGTCCTCTTCATCGAACTCGCTTTCGCCGCCGGAAAGAGGAGCGCCGGTGTGGAAGTCACGGCCGATAACGATGGAGCGTTCGTCGGTGCTGAGTTCATCCCAGTTGTTCAGGTCGAGTGCGATGCGGCGAACAACCATGACACAGGAATTGTTGATTGCCTTGTCCTTTGAGTCAATCCACACCTGCTCGGACCATTCTTCTGGAGTCGAAGGGTTGACGGTGCCGTCGAGCTGGCCCAGCGGGTTGCGTGGGGTGGCGCCGTAAGGTTGCGAACCCCAGGCGTAGGAGAAGCCCTTCTGGAACCACTTCACGGTAGCCCATGTAGCCGCTTTCTTTTCCAGCAATCTGGCCGCCGCGGTAACGGTGACGAGGTCATCGCCGCACAGCTGCAACACAAAGTCCGACTGGCTCCATTCCGGGCGAAGCATGTCGTGTTGGAAAGCAGGGATATCGTGCAGGCCAGCGGGCTTGCGCTCTGGTTTGCCCAGGATGTCGAAGATACGCTCACCGAAACCCGCGGTAATGGTCAGGTTTGCGGTGGCTGCGACCATTTCCGGTTCCAGATACCCCTCGATGTCCTGGCCTTGGGTGAGGCGGCGGGCAACGTCGGTAAGCGAGGAGAACAGTTCCTTCAGATCTGCTGCGTCGATGCCGTCCTTCAAATCGAATGCGACAAGGCGAAGATGCGCTTGGCCGGGCTGTTCAATGCCTGACTGGACCGAACCATCGAACGGAATCTTGGCGCCCCTCAGGGAAGTTTCGGAAGCCTGTGTCACTCGAGGTCACTCCTTGAAAAGGTGGGATAAATAGCCTTTATGACTACGAGCTTAATCACTTTGGCCCCAGCAGGAGAGCTCAAAGCAAAGGCTTGGGGAGGGGCTAAGTGAATGAGATATTTGTATATTGCGATATACTTCACATCCACAGCCGCCTCGAAGGAGTTCATAAAGGAAAGTGCTGCATATCGCACGTTTTCCGCGCAAGGTGTGTTTTTAGCCTAGCGCAATAGGCCCTCGAGTTATGCAGGGGAATCCCGGTGCAAGTCCGGAACTGTCCCGCAACGGTAAGCATCACCGCCAGAACTTTGGTTTATCCGACGCGTTGATAACCAATCTTTTCAGTGATGACAAGTCCGAATGCCTGCCGGTTGTGCAATTTCATATCCGATGCTGATCACGACTGACGAGGAAATCACGAGATCATGGCAATTCACGCAACCCTCGCGGGCATTCCGCGGATAGGGCGTAATCGTGAGCTCAAAAGAGCTCTGGAAAACTACTGGCGCGACCCGGCGACCGGCGGCTTGCTGGCCGCGACGGCGCGCAATACTGTCAATAGCTACATCGGCGCGGCGCTGAAGGCGGGAATCGACTCGGTTCCGACAATTGGGCGCTCGTTCTACGACTCCATGCTGGATACATCGGCGCTGCTTGGAGTGCTTCCAGCCCGCTTCCAGGATGCCCCGAAAACGGACGGTTCCAATCTGCCAGAATGGATTAACCACTACTTCGCCACCGCTCGCGGTACAAAGACGCAGCCGGCATCCGCAATGACCAAGTGGTTCGACACTAATTACCACTACATCGTTCCGGAACTGTCGGCCAATACGGAATTCACCATCGACCTCACTGACTGGTTGGACGATTCCTGCAGCTTGAACAATGGCGCCACAACCATGTTGCGTCCACATTTGATTGGTCCAGTGACCTACTTGAGCCTGTCGCGTACCGACGATGGTTCTAACCCACTTGGCCTTTTGGAAAAGTTGACCGATGCGTACGCTGACGTCATTGCTCAACTGGGAGAGAAAGGCTTTGAGTGGATTCAGCTCGATGAGCCGGTATTGGTCACTGACCTCGACGAAGTGACACTTGCTAGGACTCGCCAGGTCTACGAGAAATTGGCTGGCGTGTCGGAGTCTGCAAATGCCAAATTGTGGGTGCAGACCTACTTTGGTGATGGTGGTCAGGCACTGAAAACCCTTTCTGGCACAGGCGTGCAGGCCATTGGTTGCGACCTGGTAGCTGGTAGCTCCGAGCTGCCGCATTGGACTGGCAAGGAACTGCTGGTCGCGGGAATCGTCGATGGTCGTAATGTGTGGCGCACCGACTTGGATGCAGCCCTGGCGACGCTGGAGAAGCTGGCAGCTCGAGGCCCCATCGCGGTGTCGACTAGCTGTTCGCTGCTACATGTCCCGTACTCCCTGGCCTCGGAAAACCCGAGCGAAGAAGAAGCCGAGGTGCTGCAGTGGCTGGCCTTCGGCGATGAGAAAATCGCCGAGGTGACACTCTTGGCGAGGGCGCTTGATGCTAAGTTGAATGACCGCCAACTCGATGCCGCGGATTTGAAGGTGTTGAGGGAGTCCCGGGCAGCACTGGCATCGAGGGCAGAATCGAAGCGGATTGTTAAGCCTGAAGTTCGTGAAGCTTTGGCGGCAATCGAGGATAGCGACCGTAACCGTTCCCCGTTTGCAGCTCGCCAGGCGGCTCAGGCTGAGACCCTTAACCTGCCTCCGCTGCCGACCACCACAATCGGTTCCTTCCCGCAGACCAATAGCATTCGACGTGCACGTGCACAGCTGCGCTCGGGAGAGCTCACCCCAGCTGACTACGAGTCGTCAATGCTCGCTGAAATTCGATCTGCCATTGAACAGCAGGAAGAACTGGGGCTCGATGTGCTGGTTCACGGTGAACCTGAGCGCAACGACATGGTCCAGTACTTCTCGGAGCAGCTGGACGGCTACCTCGCGACCGCCAATGGCTGGGTCCAAAGCTATGGTTCCCGCTGCGTGCGGCCGCCGATCCTCTACGGTGATATCACCAGGCCAGAGCCAATGACGGTGCAGTGGTACAAGGCAGCGGCAAACATGACTGACCTTCCCGTCAAGGGAATGCTCACTGGGCCAGTGACCATGTTGGCATGGTCGTTTGTCCGTGATGACCAGCCAATCGGTGACACTGCGGATAATGTTGCGCTGGTTTTGCGCGATGAGATTGCAGATCTCGTGGCCGCTGGAGCGCAGATTGTGCAGGTCGATGAGCCAGCCATTCGCGAGTTGTTGCCCCTGAATGAAGCGGACCAGTCCGCCTACCTGAAGTGGGCTGTGGGGTCCTTCCGCCTGGCTACCTCTGGCGTGGCTGACGAGATTCAGATTCACACGCATATGTGCTACTCGGACTTCAATGAGCTCATTGACACCGTCGATGAACTCAACGCCGATGTCACGTCCATCGAAGCAGCTCGCAACGGCATGCAGGTGCTCGCAGCGCTGAAGGATGAGGGATACGTTCGTGGGATTGGTCCAGGCGTCTGGGACATCCACTCGCCTCGCGTGCCGACGGACGGAGAAGTCAGCCAGCTCGTGGAAGATGCGCTCGAAAGTGTTGACCCCAGCTTGCTGTGGATCAATCCGGACTGCGGTCTGAAGACCCGAGGTTGGGAAGAGGTTACGGCTTCACTGAAAGTATTGGTAGCCGCAGCGAAGCAGGCTCGTTTGCAGCTAGCAGAGTAAGCCGGAACCAAAAAGCCGAAAAATAAATAGCGGGTTAAGTAGCAAAAGTGTGTCCGCTCGGCGTGTCGCCGGGTGGGCACCTTTTGCTACTTAGCCCTACTTAGCCCCAATGCGAGTAACTGACTGCGTTTATGGCTGGCGGCAGCGGGCCAATGTGAGTTACTGACTGCGTTTATAGCAAAAATTGCCCGAAAAATGGCTTGAAAGTGCTATAAGCTTGCACAGTTTCACATTTGCAGCCCGTTGTGCCAACAAGGCCCCAACAAGGCCCCAACAAAGCTCCTACAAAGCCCTACACAAGCCGGGCTACTTCTTCTTTGCCACTACCGGCTCAATCGGGTTACCTCGCCAGGAGGTATGCGCAGGAACGTGGTCACCGCGCATAACGAGAGAACCGGGTTCGACGCGGCAGCCGTCGTCAAGCACAGATGCCGGCAGTGCGACTGAGTGCGGTCCCAGGACGGAGCCGTGTCCGATGTGGACGGTGTCGAGCGTCATCACGCGGTCGGTGAACAGGTGCGTCTGAACGACACAACCGCGGCCGACAGAAGCACCTCGCTCGATCGTGATCAGGTCGGTCTCGGGCAGCCAGTACGTCTCCAGCCACACGCCGTGGCCAACGTTCGCGCCGAGCAGCCGCATCGCGCGTGCGATACCGCCGGTGGCCATCGCCGGGTTCAGATACCACGGCGCGGCGACCATTTCGACGAACGTATCCTGCAGCTCATTGAGCCAGACGAACTTACTCCACAGCGGGTGGTCACCGGGCTTGTGCTTGCCGACGCACACCCACTTGGCCACGACCGTGATGAGCAGCCCCAGCGCACCAATAATCAGTAGCACGGCAGGGGAGAGCAGCCACGCGACCACCAGGCCGAGCAGGGCAGCGCCAACGCCACCTGCAGTGACCAGCTCCGCGGTGAACATACCAATTCCCTGCAGGCTAAACAGCGTGATCGTCGCCAGCATGAGAGAGACCATCGGCGCCAGGACACGCAGCGTCTCCACAATGCTGCGGGCGACCTTCAACCCCGTAGTCGGACGGTAGGTCTGCGCCGACTCATCACTGGAGACGGTTCCCACACGGCGCATGCGCTCTGGTGGCGAACCCCACCAGTTGGAACCGGACTTGGTCTTCTTCGGAGTAGAGGACAGCACGGCCACCAGCGAGTTCTTCGCCAGCTTGCGTTCCGGAAGCGTGATGCCGGAGTTGCCCAGGAAGGCGCGCTTGCCGATGCGGGAGTCGCCTACCAGCAGCCAACCGCCGCCGAGCTCGTAGCTGCCGACCATGGTGTCGTCAGCCAAGAAGGACTCGTCCTTGACGTGCAAGAACTTCGGAATACCAATCGCGGTGGAGACCTCGCTGTCGTGACCAATCTGGGCGCCCAGTGCACGCAGCCACAGTGGAGTCAGCATGGAGGCGTAGATGAAGAACAGGTCGTGACGAGCAGCATCCATCAGGCGAATTGTCGCCCAGGACTGCCAACCCACGCGCGAACGCACCGGGAACACTCCCGGCTTCAGGCCGATGCTGAACAGGCGCACGAGAATCAGCGTCAGCAGGGCATACACCGCAACACCGACGAAGGTGGCGGGAATAGCCCACAGCACGGCGCTGCCCAGCGTTGGCCAGAGATTCGAGGTGGTTAGCTCGGTGGTGCCGTCGATAAGTCCCGTGCCCCAACCGATGACAGCAGCCATCGCGACCGCAGCGGACAGCGGCACCAGCGTCAGCAAGACAGCGGTAAGACCGTAGATAGCCACCCAGTGGCGACGCGCCGGCGGGACTTCCTCCGGGAAGCGGTGCTTGGACCGGCCGACCTTGCGAGCCGGGGAACCCGACCAGCGCGCACCAGCCTTGACCTTTTTTTCACCGGTGACGGTGGAACCCGCCTCGATGTGAGCGTCATTGCCGATACGCGCGCCGGGCAGCAGCGTTGAACGGGCACCGATGCGGGCGTGCTTGCCAATAGTGACCTCGCCGACGTGGACGACATCACCATCGACCCAGTATCCGGACAGGTCTACCTCCGGCTCGATCGAGCAGTAATCATCCAGTTTGACCAGACCCGTCACCGGCGGCAG
The nucleotide sequence above comes from Corynebacterium amycolatum. Encoded proteins:
- a CDS encoding DIP1984 family protein; protein product: MLLSEALAARSEVSDRLAEINRRLSLVAQVQEGDTPDEDPQALIAEAERLMTRFEWLVRSINATNSATAFEDGTLSDALAKRDHLLTRRRFYTSAADQGSGRRDRYSASEIRYVATVDIRSLRQKADKAAKEYRDLDTRIQQANWSTELIEAENKPAE
- the ppk2 gene encoding polyphosphate kinase 2, with protein sequence MADKNEEEFHIVDLAKTEGYVVDDSDEDDPVLVTPDGERVDTWRDGYPYEERMTRKEYESIKRKLQIELLKWQNWTKETGQKHIILFEGRDAAGKGGTIKRFNEHLNPRGARTVALEKPSPRESTSWYFQRYIEHFPCAGEIVFFDRSWYNRSGVERVMGFCTESQHAEFLREVPMLENMILGSGISLTKLWFSVTQKEQRTRFAIRQVDPVRQWKLSPMDLASLDRWGDYTRAKEEQFRYTDTDESPWITIKSNDKKRARINAMRYVLSKFEYTEKDHELVGTPDPKIVKRGRDQIGD
- the groL gene encoding chaperonin GroEL (60 kDa chaperone family; promotes refolding of misfolded polypeptides especially under stressful conditions; forms two stacked rings of heptamers to form a barrel-shaped 14mer; ends can be capped by GroES; misfolded proteins enter the barrel where they are refolded when GroES binds); this translates as MAKMIAFDEEARRGLETGLNTLADAVKVTLGPKGRNVVLERKWGAPLITNDGVSIAREIELEDPYEKIGAELVKEVAKKTDDVAGDGTTTATVLAQALVSEGLRNVAAGSNPMGIKRGIEKAVTAVTEKLLESAKDIETKEQIAATAGISAADPAIGELIATAMDKVGKEGVITVEEANTFGLDLELTEGMRFDKGYISGYFATDMERQEAVLEDPYILLVSGKISNIKDLLPLLEKVMQSGKPLLIIAEDVEGEALSTLVVNKIRGTFKSVAVKAPGFGDRRKAMLQDMAILTDGQVISEEVGLSLETADLPLLGRARKVVVTKDETTIVEGAGEQSAIEGRVNQIRAEIENSDSDYDKEKLQERLAKLAGGVAVIKAGAATEVELKERKHRIEDAVRNAKAAVEEGIVAGGGSALLQVSHVLDDELGLTGDEATGVRIVRAALAAPLRQIALNAGFEAGVVTEKVASLPQGEGLNAATGEYIDLMEAGINDPVKVTRSALQNAASIAALFLTTEAVVADKPEPAMPAMPGGDEMGGMGF
- the metE gene encoding 5-methyltetrahydropteroyltriglutamate--homocysteine S-methyltransferase, which gives rise to MAIHATLAGIPRIGRNRELKRALENYWRDPATGGLLAATARNTVNSYIGAALKAGIDSVPTIGRSFYDSMLDTSALLGVLPARFQDAPKTDGSNLPEWINHYFATARGTKTQPASAMTKWFDTNYHYIVPELSANTEFTIDLTDWLDDSCSLNNGATTMLRPHLIGPVTYLSLSRTDDGSNPLGLLEKLTDAYADVIAQLGEKGFEWIQLDEPVLVTDLDEVTLARTRQVYEKLAGVSESANAKLWVQTYFGDGGQALKTLSGTGVQAIGCDLVAGSSELPHWTGKELLVAGIVDGRNVWRTDLDAALATLEKLAARGPIAVSTSCSLLHVPYSLASENPSEEEAEVLQWLAFGDEKIAEVTLLARALDAKLNDRQLDAADLKVLRESRAALASRAESKRIVKPEVREALAAIEDSDRNRSPFAARQAAQAETLNLPPLPTTTIGSFPQTNSIRRARAQLRSGELTPADYESSMLAEIRSAIEQQEELGLDVLVHGEPERNDMVQYFSEQLDGYLATANGWVQSYGSRCVRPPILYGDITRPEPMTVQWYKAAANMTDLPVKGMLTGPVTMLAWSFVRDDQPIGDTADNVALVLRDEIADLVAAGAQIVQVDEPAIRELLPLNEADQSAYLKWAVGSFRLATSGVADEIQIHTHMCYSDFNELIDTVDELNADVTSIEAARNGMQVLAALKDEGYVRGIGPGVWDIHSPRVPTDGEVSQLVEDALESVDPSLLWINPDCGLKTRGWEEVTASLKVLVAAAKQARLQLAE
- a CDS encoding Dyp-type peroxidase, with product MTQASETSLRGAKIPFDGSVQSGIEQPGQAHLRLVAFDLKDGIDAADLKELFSSLTDVARRLTQGQDIEGYLEPEMVAATANLTITAGFGERIFDILGKPERKPAGLHDIPAFQHDMLRPEWSQSDFVLQLCGDDLVTVTAAARLLEKKAATWATVKWFQKGFSYAWGSQPYGATPRNPLGQLDGTVNPSTPEEWSEQVWIDSKDKAINNSCVMVVRRIALDLNNWDELSTDERSIVIGRDFHTGAPLSGGESEFDEEDMDAIDDKGEYLIHRQSHLALSREQDGQPDDALRRRAYAYEDQPGEPAFPFQGPNVGLVWVAFQKNPDNQFSAIQARLDRGDLLNEWNRHIGSAVYWIAPGTTPDSYWGQELIEG